DNA from Rhinoderma darwinii isolate aRhiDar2 chromosome 6, aRhiDar2.hap1, whole genome shotgun sequence:
CATGGGTGACATCACAATACGTCgggttttttttccagaaaatatgGGATTTATTTAATAATGCAGGTTTGTGTGCGCCAAAAAGTGTGAACATTGTCCTGGCAGCCAAAGCGTAAAAGAAAATGACCAGTattagggctcgtttacacgagcgtgtgcattttgcgcactcaaaaaacgcagcgttttgtgtgcgcaaaaggcacttaacagctgcgtgtgtcatcagtgtatgatgcgcggctacgtgatttttcgcgcagccgccatcattatgacactccgtttggatgtttgtaaacagaaaagcacgtggtgctcttctgttttcattcagtttgacagctggtgcgtgaatcacgcacgtcccacgggagtgcttccgtgaggcatgcatgattttcacgcacccattgacttcaatgggtgcgtgatgcgcgaacagtgcacaaatataggacatgtcgtgagtttttcgcagcggacttacgctgcgcaaaaatcatggactgtctgcacggccccatagactaatataggtccgtacgacatgcatgaaaatcacgcgcgttgcacagacgtatatcacgctcgtgtaaacgagccctaaaGGACATGATAAAAGGTGAACAGAGTTTTGTTTTCTGATACAGATTCAAATCCGCTGCATGGACGTAGAACTAAAATAAATTGGTCACCTGACCCTTTATTAAAAAGAgtcaataaaaactaaaatatatatataggatttCTAAAATCACAAACATTAAAAGTCGTTGTCCAGGACGTGTAAAACCAGGGCTACATGCAGCATATGGGCTAAAATAAGAAAACCAGGCATACCCCCCCCCCTAAATCTCCAGCTCCGATGGTCTCCGCCGGCCTGTTTACCTCTACAGGAAGGGACGACATCCTgttcggctgcagccaatcactgacctCATTGATGTGACGTTCTTGCCAGCATAACGGCtgaagcccgtgattggctgcagccgaatGGGACATGGTCTCTGCTGGTCTGTAAACTTTTACAGGCAGTGACTACTACAGGAGCGGCGTTGGCTTTTAATAGGGGAGCATgccttgttttgttattttagccCATACCCTGCCCGCAGCCTGTGTTTTACATgtccccagacaacccctttaacttagagCTTCGGAACTTACTGTATATACATAGACCTCTAttaaacagtatgcagtgtgTAACGAGAAGAACACTTTAACCTAGAAGTCAGTAGAAAGTTATTTCTCTCCCCCATATTATGTTTAAGGGGAtgtctttgttaaaaaaacaaaaaccattttcatatactctattagGGGGGTCCACTAttcaggattctcatctcttgaccagagtggAAAGCGGTGACAGAgaatctctcgctctggaggacctgtcctgtattatacagacaacccattgatatgaatggacactgtaatgcttcatttcccctgtggtggcgctgcagggagattgaagatttccccacagatcagATCGCTGGGGGTACCAGCAGGAAgaaactttgtgatcagcttattgtcaagtgacccttctaacaagccgggattgtccaaagtggagaacccctttaaggccagtaGACACTATACCGAACTTCGATCTCCTCAGATCCCTATTGATGAACTATCTTTGGTTAAGTAGAATCAGGAGGTTGAACTTTAAATGAACACAAAACAAATGAAAACTGTTGGCGTTGATACTTTAAATTCATTGTCATTTATtcacagaagagaaaaaaaatattttacacggCTTCATTTGAGGTAGGGTCACTCTTGTTTACAACTCTTTTCAAACAAGGGGACATCATGTTAAATTACCTTCTCTGCATAGTGCCAATTtttatgagaataaaaaaagaaaatgcacaaaaaaattctgaaaaaatccagttaaaaaaaacaaaaactgtacaGCTGGTAAAAAGTGCAAAGGAAGCCATCGCGGGCAGCGTACGCAGGGTTAGATACGACGACGGCTCGTCCTTCAGCATTTATCTATACAACAAATCCAAATTGATGGTCTCCTCCACATTTGGGATAGAATATTACTGCAACATGCAGCAGCCGAGGCTTGGCCCACGTATGTTAGCTGGTACTGTAAAACAAGGTTAGGGACTGTTTACACCGGTAATGGATGAGGGAGAACGATCTTTCCTTCGTACGTCAGACGCGGTAGTGTACACGAGCCCTGTACGCTTCTCACATCCCGAGTCTGCAGCGCCTCGTCCTCCACTGTTAATTATATCCTTGAAGTAAAGACGCTGCCCTGTAATACATTCTGTTACCAGCTTATCTACACCTGGTACCCATTGATAAGGTTCTGTACAAGGGATACCCATTTAGTTGCCCCCCATGATATACTGGCAGCATGAGGGGGTACAGGGTTCCGGCCATTGTGCAGCATCTGTGCCATAAAGCTACCACAGGAACTTAATCTTGTAGTAAAATGCCCGTTTTAACGGACCAATGATCGGTATATATACACATTAATGTATTTTGCTTTAACAGTAGCAGGGACTATAAAGCGTGCCTCAACCTCACAGTATTTCATAGTATAAATCTACATCAAATTTACATATCTTATCTTACATCCAAAGCTTCATTCAAAATTCTGTTTCCTGTtaccagtgcattgtgggagctccgaGGACAGCTAGACAGAAGCTATTTCGGATATATAACTCGAAATCAGCACAAAATATCGAAGTTTCTGCAAAATTCAACATTCTACGTAGATTtaacgtgaaaaaaaaatgacgaTAAAAACACTTTCTGGGAGAAACTCAAGCGCCTTTCTACTCCGTgcactcaccaatcacatcatgGCATGCCAATATCCTTGCCcggttggggaaaaaaaataattctccttTGTTGATCGCTCATATCTTATATAGAATTgggaaatattttttaaaaaatggcttccatgactatatacagtatagattttGAGCGGTCATGCTCCATTCACCTCTATGGCGAAAAGGGCAAAGTTACTAAAGTGCAGGCTCAGGCTTTGGAACTGAGAGTAGGCCTGGCTCCTAATTAGTTAACTATATTCACATATGATTGGGTTATATGGGCAGCATTCAGGAGATTGGCACCTGCAGTTTGACATATTAACCCCATCAGGGCAGGCAAGTGGTATCTGGGTAAATTCAAAAACAACCGGCACATCCCGTCATCCAAcgccacagattttttttttttcctcacattTCCTTAATTTCCATCTAATTCTTGGCTAAATGCCTTGTGGATAAAATAAAAAGAACCAAAGTATTTGCAATGCGGTCACAACGCAGATTTCTGTACAAATATTTCCTTTATAAAACTCTGATGTAAAAGTCAAAGAATCAATATATTAGGTGTGGCACAGTTTTCCGTTATTTACACAGCGAGATCGCTTACATTACATGGAAAAAACAAATGAACACGGGTGACGGGGCGAGCTCTCGCCCTCCTGCACGGAGCAACATTAAATGGTCGGGGGAGGTTTGGCTTTGGCCTCCTCCTTTTCAGTCTCTTTGTCTTTACTTTTCttggatttcttttttttgtgtttgtgtttttgtcCCTTCTCAGTCTCTGACTCGTTGCCCGTGTGCTTCTTATGCTTCTTGTGTTTCTTATGCTTCTTGTGTTTCTTCTTTTCCTTCTTCCTTTTCTTTCTGTCTGGGCTGCCCGTTGAGCTgacgctgctgctgcggctgccggAATCTCCtgggctgtggctacggctgccgGCCGGACTGCTTGGGCCGGTGGCCGGCAACTGACTACTACCTATTTCTGTAGCATCCACGTGTTCTTCATCCTTGTTTTTGGTTTCCTGAGGGTCGTCTGGTTTGACAGAGGCCTCGCTATCACTTTCATTGTAATCCGGCACAAACGAGGCTTCATCAGTCTCTCTGGTCATGTCTGTGGAGGGCCGTGTTGAACGGCTTTGAGGAGCCTTGGTCTTGGAGTCTCTCTCAGGGGCTTCCTTGCCGGTTTTGACCTCAGGCGAGGAACGTTTAGAGCGTGATCTTTTATCACTCGCGTCTTCTGAAACTTTTGATTTGGAGGAGTTTTTCTCTTTTCCTCTTTCACTATTTCGGTCAGATGACACGTGGTCATTATTGGGGTGCCGCTTGGATTCTGATGACTTTTGCTCAGTCCTTGGTTTGCGCTCTTGGCCAGGGCTGTGGCTGCTACTTTTAGACTCCAACACTTTCTTAACCGGTTCTTTAGAGGAGTCTCTGGGTCTCGCTTTTTGGGAGCTGGATGATGAATCTTTGTTCCTGGGAGGAGATTCCCTTCTCCGCTCATCTCTTCTCCTGGAACCACTGTGCTCCCGACTGTCATGATCGGACTTTTTATCTTTGCCGTCATTGTCTGGCTTCTTTGCCTTGCTATCGTGCTCGGGCTTCCTCTCTCGATCTCGGCTTTCATGCTCTGGTTTCCGATCCCGTTCTTTGCTGTCATGTTCTTGCCTCCTTTCCCGATCCTTGCTGTCGTGTTCAATCTTTCTGTCCCGGGAATCATGCTCTTGCCTCTTGTCCTGGTCACTCTTTTTGTCTTTGTCTCGGCTGTCATGTTCGGTCTTCCGGTCTCGGTCGTGTTCTTTCTTCTCCCTCTCTCTGCTCTCGTATTCTGGTTTTCTTTCTCGGCTGTCCCCATGGTCAGACTTCTTCTCACAAGTGGGAGTAAAGTCCTTGTTGGAGCTGCTACGTCCCGATTCCTGCTTTTCAGATGACCTGTCTTTCGAGGACTGTTGGTTGCGCTCAGAACTGCTATCATTTTGGGAACCTGCTTTTCTTTTCTCAGACGATTCTTTTTCATTTGCAGGGCTCTCTTTATCTTTTGGTCTATTCTTGGTCTGGGAAACGGAGGCTTCCTTGGTGGAGGCGGCATCTTTTGGTGTTCCTTCACTTCCCTGCTCTGTGATAGTTTTGGATTTATCTGAAGGACTGGTTTCTTTTTCTGGCACAATTACAGTAGATGCTGGTTTGGAGACAACACTCACAGGCTTCCCAGTATTGGATGCTCCCTGTGAGTCCTTTGCGTCATCATCTTCAGACTCAAATTCATCCTTGTCCCATTTTGACTGTGGCACTTGAATCATTATGATGACATCCTCTGGTGGTGCCGTACTGTCATTGTTATACTCCTCTAAGGTTTTAATAACCGTTCTTTTGGCGTCTTGTTTTTCTTCTGCTTTCCGGACAGGACTTCCACCTGTGGAGCTGGTGCTGTtgaaagaaaaatgtaataattatTTCAGCCCAAGtaaaataaatgctttaatctcaATTTGCAGCTTCTAAAACAGGACATCACTACTACATGAATTAGTACGGTGTGTGGAAGGATACCCAAACACTAAAAATACAGTCAACACTTCCGAATAAGGGATGTGACTCCCTCAAGAAGTTTATACGAGTTGACAATTAATGTTTCTGTAAACGTACCCCACGACCATGTGTGTCTTTGTAGCAGCTACCTGGCATTGGTTGCAGTTCACCAATATCAACTTTTCTATGTGCGTTTCATCTACAAGATAAGTGATTTCTGATCACTGGAGGctctacctctgggacccccactccTCACCAAAACAGGTCCAGAGCACTGCCTTTCTCCTCACTGGAAAGTGGGAGGAATGTGGTCAAGCATGCGCCCAGCTGcttcatttaatgtctatggagcCAACGAAGACTGCGGTGGATATGTGAAAAATGTCCttcgtgggacaaccccttttatatgTATTCGTGACATTTATAGTCCTATCTTTCCTTACAAATACCGGTTACAttttaatgtaaataaatgtattaTGACATTACGTTGCTTAAAAAATCCTGGATAGCAGCCCTTAGAGgtatttagacatttatggcatatccacaggctatgccataagtgtctgatagatgcaggtcccagctctgggaccagcacctatctccagaacgggggtcCCCTTACTCCGACCCGTCTTGTGGCGGCCGCTGGGTTTACGGAAACGGCCGAGCTTGCTTTGCTAGGCAATTTGTATAACTCCCTTAGAAGAGAATGGTCGTGGgatccccattctagagataggtgcggatatgccatacatgtccaaGGTGGTAATTCCCATTTAAGACCCCCTTTAAACCGGTTTCAAATTTGCCAACAGATACAAGGAGCTTTGCCATGGATAGGACAGACAGCAATAATTCTTCACAACGACCATTTACTTACCCCACCTTTgtggagttaaaaaaaacaaaaaaaaacaacaggtaGAAAAGTAGTTTGACATTTTAAAATAGAAAAGTACTGATGTCAAAGATAAACCAGAATCATTCTTACCTGGTATAGTCCACCAAAGTGGACCCAGATCCATCAGGAGCAGGAACCTTCTTTCGTACTTTTCCCTTGACGCGTTCCGGCTTTGCTTTGGCTGGAGGTGTCGGCTCATTTTTGTCTTGTGCTTCTTCTGTTCCACCAACAGAATCCgtgtttgcaatttttttccccgtttcgcGGTTCAGTTTAATCTTTTTAACAGTTGCCGTCGAGGTCGTAGTTTTGTCTTTCTCGGGAACCTTCTCGGGTTTAACAGCCTCTACTTCAGATTTCACTTTAGTAGCCGGAGGCTTTGGATCCTCAGGGGTATCAGTTTTTATAGTTTGAACCGTTTTTTCCTGTTCCTTTTCTGCAGATTTGTGGTCATCGGGTTTTCTCTTGCGTTTTTCAGGTTTGGACTCGGCCGTTCTTGGTTTCTCTGTAGCCTTTTTGGACTTTTCTTCTTTGATTGTTGGCTTGTCCAACTTTGAGTCTTTTGCATGGTCCTTTTTATCTTTCGACTGTGTGTTGTCCTGATTGTCTTTTATTGCCTTGAGATGGACTTTACGAGGCAGCATAGTTTTATCATCTTTTTGACTCGAGTCCTGTTTTGAATTTTCGTTCTTCTGAGATTCTTCCTTGACCTTCTTGACTGGTGGCTCGATGCTCGCTGGTTTAGCTTTCTCTCCGTCTCCTGCTTTTTCAGTCTTGATGACTTTGGAAGACGTCTCCTTCTTGGGCTGGTTAACATCAGCTCTACGCTTCGTCTTATCAGCTTTGACTCGGAGTTTCTCTCGTTTGTCCTTGTCAGAGAGAGTCTTCAGAGCCAGAGACTCTGCACTCACGGGTTCGTCTCGAACTGGGGTGGCATCTTTGCTGTTGGGCACAAACATATGTTCAGTTCTTTTTCCATCATCTCCATGCTGGTCTCGGTGTTTTCTGGATCCCTCACTTCCAGTCTTTGAAACGCTTTCACTTTCTTCTTTCCGTCTCTTGCGATGTTTCTTATGTTTGTTTCCCCTGGAGTCACCAGATTGGATAACGGGTTCTCTTTCCTTTGATTTTCTAACCTCCTTTGTGTGTGTTTCACGGGGTAGCAgcttttcttgataaccaccaccAACAGGGCGCAGTCGGGGTAGTAAAGGTGGAGGATAATTGTCTCTCTGGCCACGATTATAAGGAGAGTGATCTCTTCGAGTCTGAGGTGGAAGCAGAAATCTGTTTTCAGGGAAATTTTCCCTATTGATAGGCGACCTCTGTCTTGGAATGGCATTCATTGCACATCCTTTATAATACTTTTCATACCAGTCCCTATAATTACGTTCCCACTCTCTGAATGCTTCCTTTTCATAAGGATCTCTTAGATCAGGCTGTCGA
Protein-coding regions in this window:
- the RBBP6 gene encoding E3 ubiquitin-protein ligase RBBP6 isoform X2, which translates into the protein MSCVHYKFSSKLNYDTVTFDGLHISLADLKKQIMGRERLKAGDCDLQITNAQTQEEYTDETALIPKNSSVIVRRIPIGGVKTTTKTYVISRAEPVSGTSKSIDDASASISMAQLAKTANLAEANASEEDKIRAMMSQSGHDYDPSNYMKKPLGPPPPSYTCFRCLKPGHYIKNCPTNGDKSFESTPRIKKSTGIPRSFMVEVEDPNMKGAMLTNTGKYAIPTIDAVAYAMGKKEKPPFLPDAQSSSSEEEDPIPDELLCMICKDMMSDAVVIPCCGNSYCDECIRTSLLDSEDHICPTCHQEVSPDNLIANKFLRQAVNNFKNETGYTKSIRKQQASSQQRQQPQAAQPARSAPQPTRPVQSRQQDPLIAPTTSAPAPTSTPQSTAPTTSTTATTTEASSQPQPVAPPTEPPLSVPVQKEREKPEPTFHQEKRESSRATSAPVTSSSSLSLPNNLMLGDKGYHVPVLGQMPPTTHCLPPPTPLMRANIPRPSGPRPHLGWDGHNRGRHPHSDRPPRNQVPSLTSSGPVYVPPPTPLFPPPPHGLQLPPGVPPPQFTPQFPPGQPPASGYNVPPPGFPSAPSTVSAPWVTPAVQAAHANAMPAQSLAPPLSKEEFYREQRRLKDESKSPYSGSSYSKSSYSYSKSRSGSSRSRSYSRSFSRSRSRSFSRSPTYQRKAHGKGRAYRSRSRSHGYPRSRSRSPYRRFHSRSRSPPYRPPSPANKRLLQQVEGERDYAKRYRELPQYDVKAMYGRQPDLRDPYEKEAFREWERNYRDWYEKYYKGCAMNAIPRQRSPINRENFPENRFLLPPQTRRDHSPYNRGQRDNYPPPLLPRLRPVGGGYQEKLLPRETHTKEVRKSKEREPVIQSGDSRGNKHKKHRKRRKEESESVSKTGSEGSRKHRDQHGDDGKRTEHMFVPNSKDATPVRDEPVSAESLALKTLSDKDKREKLRVKADKTKRRADVNQPKKETSSKVIKTEKAGDGEKAKPASIEPPVKKVKEESQKNENSKQDSSQKDDKTMLPRKVHLKAIKDNQDNTQSKDKKDHAKDSKLDKPTIKEEKSKKATEKPRTAESKPEKRKRKPDDHKSAEKEQEKTVQTIKTDTPEDPKPPATKVKSEVEAVKPEKVPEKDKTTTSTATVKKIKLNRETGKKIANTDSVGGTEEAQDKNEPTPPAKAKPERVKGKVRKKVPAPDGSGSTLVDYTSTSSTGGSPVRKAEEKQDAKRTVIKTLEEYNNDSTAPPEDVIIMIQVPQSKWDKDEFESEDDDAKDSQGASNTGKPVSVVSKPASTVIVPEKETSPSDKSKTITEQGSEGTPKDAASTKEASVSQTKNRPKDKESPANEKESSEKRKAGSQNDSSSERNQQSSKDRSSEKQESGRSSSNKDFTPTCEKKSDHGDSRERKPEYESREREKKEHDRDRKTEHDSRDKDKKSDQDKRQEHDSRDRKIEHDSKDRERRQEHDSKERDRKPEHESRDRERKPEHDSKAKKPDNDGKDKKSDHDSREHSGSRRRDERRRESPPRNKDSSSSSQKARPRDSSKEPVKKVLESKSSSHSPGQERKPRTEQKSSESKRHPNNDHVSSDRNSERGKEKNSSKSKVSEDASDKRSRSKRSSPEVKTGKEAPERDSKTKAPQSRSTRPSTDMTRETDEASFVPDYNESDSEASVKPDDPQETKNKDEEHVDATEIGSSQLPATGPSSPAGSRSHSPGDSGSRSSSVSSTGSPDRKKRKKEKKKHKKHKKHKKHKKHTGNESETEKGQKHKHKKKKSKKSKDKETEKEEAKAKPPPTI
- the RBBP6 gene encoding E3 ubiquitin-protein ligase RBBP6 isoform X1, which gives rise to MSCVHYKFSSKLNYDTVTFDGLHISLADLKKQIMGRERLKAGDCDLQITNAQTQEEYTDETALIPKNSSVIVRRIPIGGVKTTTKTYVISRAEPVSGTSKSIDDASASISMAQLAKTANLAEANASEEDKIRAMMSQSGHDYDPSNYMKKPLGPPPPSYTCFRCLKPGHYIKNCPTNGDKSFESTPRIKKSTGIPRSFMVEVEDPNMKGAMLTNTGKYAIPTIDAVAYAMGKKEKPPFLPDAQSSSSEEEDPIPDELLCMICKDMMSDAVVIPCCGNSYCDECIRTSLLDSEDHICPTCHQEVSPDNLIANKFLRQAVNNFKNETGYTKSIRKQQASSQQRQQPQAAQPARSAPQPTRPVQSRQQDPLIAPTTSAPAPTSTPQSTAPTTSTTATTTEASSQPQPVAPPTEPPLSVPVQKEREKPEPTFHQEKRESSRATSAPVTSSSSLSLPNNLMLGDKGYHVPVLGQMPPTTHCLPPPTPLMRANIPRPSGPRPHLGWDGHNRGRHPHSDRPPRNQVPSLTSSGPVYVPPPTPLFPPPPHGLQLPPGVPPPQFTPQFPPGQPPASGYNVPPPGFPSAPSTVSAPWVTPAVQAAHANAMPAQSLAPPLSKEEFYREQRRLKDEEKKKSKLEEFANDFAKELLEYKKIQNERKRSYSRSKSPYSGSSYSKSSYSYSKSRSGSSRSRSYSRSFSRSRSRSFSRSPTYQRKAHGKGRAYRSRSRSHGYPRSRSRSPYRRFHSRSRSPPYRPPSPANKRLLQQVEGERDYAKRYRELPQYDVKAMYGRQPDLRDPYEKEAFREWERNYRDWYEKYYKGCAMNAIPRQRSPINRENFPENRFLLPPQTRRDHSPYNRGQRDNYPPPLLPRLRPVGGGYQEKLLPRETHTKEVRKSKEREPVIQSGDSRGNKHKKHRKRRKEESESVSKTGSEGSRKHRDQHGDDGKRTEHMFVPNSKDATPVRDEPVSAESLALKTLSDKDKREKLRVKADKTKRRADVNQPKKETSSKVIKTEKAGDGEKAKPASIEPPVKKVKEESQKNENSKQDSSQKDDKTMLPRKVHLKAIKDNQDNTQSKDKKDHAKDSKLDKPTIKEEKSKKATEKPRTAESKPEKRKRKPDDHKSAEKEQEKTVQTIKTDTPEDPKPPATKVKSEVEAVKPEKVPEKDKTTTSTATVKKIKLNRETGKKIANTDSVGGTEEAQDKNEPTPPAKAKPERVKGKVRKKVPAPDGSGSTLVDYTSTSSTGGSPVRKAEEKQDAKRTVIKTLEEYNNDSTAPPEDVIIMIQVPQSKWDKDEFESEDDDAKDSQGASNTGKPVSVVSKPASTVIVPEKETSPSDKSKTITEQGSEGTPKDAASTKEASVSQTKNRPKDKESPANEKESSEKRKAGSQNDSSSERNQQSSKDRSSEKQESGRSSSNKDFTPTCEKKSDHGDSRERKPEYESREREKKEHDRDRKTEHDSRDKDKKSDQDKRQEHDSRDRKIEHDSKDRERRQEHDSKERDRKPEHESRDRERKPEHDSKAKKPDNDGKDKKSDHDSREHSGSRRRDERRRESPPRNKDSSSSSQKARPRDSSKEPVKKVLESKSSSHSPGQERKPRTEQKSSESKRHPNNDHVSSDRNSERGKEKNSSKSKVSEDASDKRSRSKRSSPEVKTGKEAPERDSKTKAPQSRSTRPSTDMTRETDEASFVPDYNESDSEASVKPDDPQETKNKDEEHVDATEIGSSQLPATGPSSPAGSRSHSPGDSGSRSSSVSSTGSPDRKKRKKEKKKHKKHKKHKKHKKHTGNESETEKGQKHKHKKKKSKKSKDKETEKEEAKAKPPPTI